The Apodemus sylvaticus unplaced genomic scaffold, mApoSyl1.1 scaffold_290, whole genome shotgun sequence genomic interval cttcttcaattttaaaagtcTGGGATATTACATATCACCAAACCTGGGGAGAATGTCCATGGTTTTAGTCTCTGTTTCATAGCCTCACCTAAGCTAGAGTTAAGGCTAAAAACAATCAGGAAATGGACCTTCAGACAAACATAAGTCTGTCCATTCTAATTCTCagttcttgattttctttctttgtaatctAATCCACTTGTGATCCCGCAAGGGCTATTATCAAAGCATGTCTTAGGGTTTAGACATACCTAAAACCCAGATGAAGATCATTTTTATCTATTACTTCACTGCAACTATTTCTCACCACCTGGTCTAACTCCATtagatatatttgtttttttgtgaatgaAGCCTAATCTAGTCCTTGCCTTATAGTCAATGGATGAGCATCTAAAGACGTAAATCACTGCCCAGTCATATATAACGAATTTAAATCTtcaaaagctttgtaatttttattgtgtttatccCTGAGAAGGCAAGTGTTTAGTAATACAGTAATCACTGTAACAAGTTTATAAGAATATGTATTTATGAAACTATAAGCACAGTCTGACCTACTTTCGAAAATACAGGAATTAAGAGATGAAAGAGATCAAAAGTAAACCAAAGATTCACCGTAAGAATGTTTCATATAGAAAGAGCGAGGGAAAAATGAGAAATCTTGAAAGGAGCCTGGAATGAATTGGATAACGAAGGTTAAGGAAAGAGATCATGAGTGATGGGACTAATGCCAGACAGAATATCACCATAAGTTAGAGCAAGGATCTTAACGGCTATGATTATATGTTAAATTTGCCTCATTATTTATATGGAGTAACTTGGAAGATCATTATTACTGACTTttaattaagaattattttttaatgaaaaatagttCTTATAGACAGTCGCTGATTTGCCAATACTTTTGTACAGTACTGGGATACACTCTAAAAGGAGGAAAACGTTTGCTGACTGGAGCCCGAAAGAGGACTGTGACACAGATTCCTGTTCCTACCACTCCAAAGCAGGTGAGAGAATTCTTGGGGACCGCGGGGTTTTGCAGGCTCTGGATCCCAGGGTTTGCTACCCTGGCGGCCCCCCTTTATCCTCTTACCAAGGACACAGGATCCTTTACCTGGACTCCAGAGCATCTGAAAGCCTTTAAGGAGATTAAAAAGGCTTTACTTAGTGCCCCTGCTCTGGCTCTGCCGGATCTAACTAAGCCTTTTACTCTCTATGTGGACGACAGAGCAGGGGTCACTCGAGGAGTCCTAACTCAGACCCTGGGGCCGTGCAAATGGCCTATAGTCTACCTATCAAAGTAATTAGACCCAGTGGCCAGTGGGTGGCCATCATGCTTGAAAGCTATCTCTGCAGTAGCACTGCTCCTCAAAGACGCAGATAAATTGACTTTGGGACAGCAGACAATCATAGTAGCCCCCCATGCCCTAGAAAGCATCATTAGGCAACCTCCAGATTGCTGGATGACTAACGCCTGCATGACCCACTACCAGAGCCTCCTACTGACTGAGAGAGTGTTGTTTGcacccctggctatcctgaacccTGCCACCCTACTGCCAGAAGCTGATGAATCTGCACCCATACACCAGTGTATAGACATCCTAGCAGAAGAGCCTGGGACCAGGAAGGACCTCACTGACCAACTCTGGCCAGGATGCCCTAGTTGGTACACGGATGGCAGCAGGTTCATGGTCAAAGGTAAGCGGagagctggggtggtggtggtagatggAAGACAGACCATCTGGGCCAGCAGTTTGCCTGAGGGGAATTCAGGTCAGAAAGCAGAACTGATTGCACTCATCCAGGCTTTGAAACTGGCCGAGGGAAAAATGATCAACATCTACATGGACAGCAGGTACGCCTTCGCCACCACGCATGTACATGGGGATACTTATAAGCAGAGGGGGCTACTTACGTCTACtggaaaagacattaaaattaaagaagaaattctAAGCTTGCTGGAGGCCATACATCTACCAAAGAAATTGGCCATCATACATTGCCCTGGCCACCAAAAAGGACACGATGCGGTGACCAAGGGAAACAAGATGGCAGATTCAGCAGCAAAACAGGCAGCTCAGGGGGTCATGGTTCTTCCAGTCGCATCCAAAAATAAAGAGACTATAGATGATTATGACATCAGAGACACCAGTTTTAGAGGAGGCTGTCCATATTCCTTTGGGGGAGATAATAATATGCGTAAGATTGTACAGGGATATTCCCCCTATGGGGTAGCagaaacagaagaaggaaaatcagtcctgtctcaaaaggaggGACAACCATATGTTGCTAATTTCCATCAGCTGACCCACCTGGGAACTAAGAAAGTTAAAGACATTGTTCACCACTCTGATTACTATGTGATGGGACTGACTATCAGACATTGCACAGGAGGTGGTCCAGAATCGCAAAGCCTGTGCCCTGACTAATGCTGGGCACCATATGGGGACTTCTGGTAAGCGACTCCGAGGAGATAGACCAGGAGACTATTGGGAAGTAGACTTCACTGAACTCAAACCAGCAAAATATGGTCATAAATATTTACTAGCTTTCATAGACAATTTTTCAGGTTGGGGAGAAGCATTTCCAACCAAAAAGGAGACAGCCAATGTTGTGGCCAAAAAGATTCTAGAAAAAATCTTTCCAAGATTCAGGAATcctaaggtaattggatcagacaatggccctgccttcgTTGGCCAGGTGAGTCAGGAACTGGCCACTCAACTGGGATCAATTAGAAACTACATTGTGCTTACAGACAACAGAGCTCAGGACAGGTAGAGAGGATGAATAGGACCTTAAAAGAGACCTTCACTAAATTAGCCTTAGAGACCAGCGGGAAGAATTGGACCGCACTCCTGCCTGCCCTCCTGCCTTTTGCCTTGTTTCAGGTGCGAAACACCCCTGGGAAGTTCAAGCTCACTCTATTCAAGCTACTCTTTGGGGGATCCCCCCCTTATCCGAAGCAGGGGGTGTTCTTGATCCTGATGCTTTTTTCCCCAACCCCTCTTTGCCTGCTTAAAGGCCCTTGGACTTGTCAGAAAAGACACCTGGGAGCAGCTCAAGGAAGCTTACGAGCCAGGGACCACTGAAGTGCCCCACAAGTTCCAAGTGGGGGACTCTGTCCTGGTCCGTCGCCACCGAGCTGGGGACCTTGAAGCCAGATGGAAGGGACCTTATCTGGTGCTCCTGACCAGCTGTTAAGGTTGACAGCATTCCCACCTGGATCCACGCCTCCCACATCAAGGCCATGACACCTACAGCCCAAGATGGCACCTGGAAGCTGGAGTGTACTGATGATCCTCTTAAGCTGCGCCCTCCTCGCCTGCTCACCTCTGATGAAGAATAACAACCCTCATCACCCTATGACTCTCACATGGCAAGTACTCTCCCAAACCAGAGACATTGTCTGGAGCACCTCTAAGGTCACCCCTCTGGGGACCTGGTGGCCTGATATTACCTTAGATCTCTGCCTATTAATGACCAGGTTGGAAACATGGGATATCCCTGAGGTCACACCTGATGACCTGCTGGTGCTCTGGGAGGTTACTCCTTCCCAGAGGACGGCCTCCCTAGGCTGTGCTTACTGCAGTTAAGGCTTACCAAATTTTACATCTGTCCTCGAGACAGGCAAGAGGCTAGATGATGTGGAGGCCTAGAACACTTTTATTGTAAAGAATGGAGCTGTGAGACCTCGGGAAATGCTTATTGGCATCCCACCTCCTCATGGGACTTAATAACAGTGTCCAGAAACCATTCGGGGCCTACCCAGTGCCCCCAGGGAGGAAGATAGGTGCCCACTTCTAAAGCTACCTGCAATTCGGGACCCTGCAATCCCATAGTAATCCGATTTACTTCACAGGGAAAATTATTCACCGAATGGCCTAAAGGATAATGGTGAGGGATCTGATTCTATGTATCTGGAACCGACCCCTGGGTAGTGTTCCAAATATGGCTAAAAATAGAAAGCCCCCCAACAGTTCCTGTGGGACCCGCCGCCGTTCTAGCAGAACCAGGTCCTCCTAAGGCACCGGGGAGAGCCCGGCCATTGACTTCCCCTCCTCCAATCACAGAGACCCCGGTCCCTACTGCTATGCCTCCCTCAAGGACAGCTCCACCTGCTCCTACCACAGGAGATAGACTTTTTAATTTGATCCAAGGGGCCTTCACAGCCCTCAAGGTCACTAACCCTGATGCTACCACATCCTGCTGGCTTTGCCTGGCTATGGGCTCCCCTTATTATGAGGGGACTGCCATTCCGGGTACCCCAACCAGCAACATGGATCATAATCAATGCAAACTCACTCTTACTGAAGTTTCTGTTTCTGGGCTTTGTATAAGAAGGGTGCCCCCTACCCACCAACATCTTTGTAACATCTCCATGactcttaacacctcagaggcaGATCAGTACCTATTACCCAGTAATAACAGCTGATGGGCATGCAGTACTGGGCTCACCCCCTGTGtatccacttctgtttttaatcaGTCCAAAGATTTCTGTGTTAGGATTCAGCTAGTACCCCGTGCCTATTACCATTCTGAAGAAGTGGTCATAGAAGCTTATGATACTGAATTAAAACAAGTCAGAAGAGAACTGGTTTCTCTTACACTAGCAGTCATGCTGGGGTTAGGCTTGGCGGCAGGCATAGGGACAGGGACCACTGCCCTAATCAAGGGAACCCAGGATTTACAACACAGCATTGACACTCTGCGGGCCTCAATGGATCAGGATTTACAGGCCATCCAGGATTCAGTTACTAAACTGAAAGATTCCCTTACCTCCCTATCAGAAGTGGTCATGCAGAACAGAGAGGATTAGATCTATTATTCCTTAAAGAAAGGGGGTTATGTGCAGCGCTTAAAGAAGAATGTTGTTTCTATGTTGACCATTCAGGGGCTATCAGGGACTCCATGAGTAAACTTAAAGAAAGCCTTAACAAGCAcaggcttgagagagagagagagcacccaaAACTCGTATGAAGGGTGGTTTACTAAGTCTCCATGGATGACCACTTTGTTCTCGGCCCTTATGGGTCCTTTGATGATTCTACTACTCCTGCTCACCATAGGGCCTTGCATAATCAAtaaattaattgtttttgttCGCCAGAGAGTTAGCACTGTTCAGATCCTGATGCTTCGCCAACAATATCAACAACTAGGGCAAATCAATTCAGAATCCATAGAACCAGAATCAGACctttagttctaagattagaattaTTTATTAGAGGGAGTGGGGATGAGAGACCCCGACTCAAAAATGTAAAGGATTTTAGGCCCCTAACAAACAAGTCTTTGAAGTCAAGTACACCCTGACCTCGGAAATAGCCGACTTTTGCTTAACTGGTCCTGAGATGCCCTGTTTCAGGAACTAGCTGACCAAAAAGAATATCTGAATGACTTGCCTTGTGACTATCTTTACAATGTTTAACCCCAAGGATGTTtgttccagataatctctaaccctccttaaggcataaactattgcctgacttcctcattctgtacttccccattacatgcataatttgtcctccaccccttgccttgtgaattcttTTTCGTCCACCCCCTGCCTTGTTACTGGGGGTCAATCTCCTCTAGCCCTGCGTGGTTACGGGACAACCCTAGTGCACTGGTTTCTCCCAAATAAACCTTGTGTGTTTGCATCACGAATggtctcctgtgaattccttgggtgTCATTTCATCCCGAGATTTGAGTGAGGATCTCCCctcacagggggtggggggaggggagggggtgtcttTCAAGCCCACCACTCAAGGTACATTTGAGGTATCAGTGTGACCCAGGAATGGATGACCCAATGCATGACCCAGGCTATTAACATTATGGATGTATTTTTACAATAAAGAATTTTAGCCagacagtgatggtgcatgcctgtaatcctagcacttgggaggcagaggctggtaaaCTTCGgacttctaggccagcctggtctacaaagtgagttccaggtcagccatggctatagagaaaacctgtcacaaaacaaacaaacaaaccaggagttttatttatggctaaatgcttggatcagggaaactgaagctccctcaAACAGATGATAGGTATCAGACAACCTCAGATGAAAAGCCAGATACATAAGGGAGACATTGTTGAGCACTATTATTATCCAGCACATTTTCATCAGTtgcaaagtagaaaaaaaaaacacaaattagtatagattttctagataagcctatctccAATCATAGAGAAAATGAGTCTTTCCCTATATATAGAAAGGGTAATTAATAGAATATCctgataaaggctgtcagccaaggtAAGTTAAATAAATCAATGACTGGTTAATTTCACATTGCATGATCTTACAGggaatacttaagaaataattacttccaatgcaagttttaaaatagaaaagtcaaacaaacctcctttgttttgtaaaataaagtagtacaaatccaaaaaacaaaaatgacttttCCATATATAGGCTGAAATAGCAAGATAAGAAAGGGgtttttatttaaaaggtataattaagaaataccCCCACAGTAACCAG includes:
- the LOC127676261 gene encoding uncharacterized protein LOC127676261, translated to MTNACMTHYQSLLLTERVLFAPLAILNPATLLPEADESAPIHQCIDILAEEPGTRKDLTDQLWPGCPSWYTDGSRFMVKGKRRAGVVVVDGRQTIWASSLPEGNSGQKAELIALIQALKLAEGKMINIYMDSRYAFATTHVHGDTYKQRGLLTSTGKDIKIKEEILSLLEAIHLPKKLAIIHCPGHQKGHDAVTKGNKMADSAAKQAAQGVMVLPVASKNKETIDDYDIRDTSFRGGCPYSFGGDNNMRKIVQGYSPYGVAETEEGKSVLSQKEGQPYVANFHQLTHLGTKKVKDIVHHSDYYVMGLTIRHCTGGGPESQSLCPD